In one Nocardioides sp. NBC_00368 genomic region, the following are encoded:
- the rimO gene encoding 30S ribosomal protein S12 methylthiotransferase RimO, producing the protein MSVAMVTLGCTRNEVDSEELAGRLTAGGFRLVADPDEADTVVVNTCGFVEQAKKDSVDTLLEAADLKETGRAQAVVAVGCMAERYGKDLAAELPEADAVLGFDDYPDIAAKLRSILSGETHHPHTPQDRRLLLPISPVERDASAISVPGMAAVDQVPGFAGRTRLDDAPWAPLKLASGCDRRCTFCAIPQFRGSFVSRRPSDVLHEAQWLAEQRVKELFLVSENSTSYGKDLGDIRLLETLLPELAGIDGIERVRVSYLQPAETRPDLLKVIATTPGVTPYFDLSFQHASNAVLRRMKRFGDPESFLGLLEQIRGYAPEAGVRSNVIVGFPGETEEDLEILTDFLVAARMDVTGVFGYSDEEGTEAAGFDASLKLDEDEIRARVEHVNELVEELTAQRAEERIGEQVVVLVEETSDGEIWGRAAHQGPEVDGMTSLEGDVEDVRPGDLVTATVIASEGVDLVATVNG; encoded by the coding sequence GTGTCGGTCGCCATGGTCACCCTCGGATGCACCCGCAACGAGGTGGACTCCGAGGAGCTCGCCGGGCGCCTCACCGCCGGCGGGTTCCGGCTGGTCGCCGACCCGGACGAGGCCGACACCGTGGTGGTCAACACCTGCGGGTTCGTCGAGCAGGCGAAGAAGGACTCGGTCGACACGCTTCTCGAGGCCGCCGACCTCAAGGAGACGGGTCGCGCTCAGGCGGTCGTGGCGGTCGGCTGCATGGCCGAGCGTTACGGCAAAGATCTGGCCGCCGAGCTCCCGGAGGCCGACGCGGTGCTCGGGTTCGACGACTACCCCGACATCGCCGCCAAGCTCCGCTCCATCCTCAGCGGCGAGACCCACCACCCGCACACGCCCCAGGACCGGCGCCTGCTGCTCCCGATCTCCCCGGTCGAGCGGGACGCCTCCGCCATCTCGGTCCCCGGCATGGCTGCGGTCGACCAGGTGCCCGGCTTTGCGGGACGTACGCGGCTCGACGACGCCCCGTGGGCGCCGCTGAAGCTCGCCTCGGGCTGCGACCGGCGCTGCACATTCTGCGCGATCCCGCAGTTTCGCGGCTCCTTCGTCTCCCGTCGCCCGAGCGACGTGCTCCACGAGGCCCAGTGGCTGGCCGAGCAGCGCGTCAAGGAGCTCTTCCTGGTCTCGGAGAACTCCACCTCCTACGGCAAGGACCTCGGCGACATCCGGCTGCTCGAGACGCTGCTGCCGGAGCTGGCCGGCATCGACGGCATCGAGCGCGTACGCGTCTCCTACCTGCAGCCCGCCGAGACCCGCCCCGACCTGCTGAAGGTCATCGCCACCACGCCCGGCGTGACGCCCTACTTCGACCTGAGCTTCCAGCACGCCTCCAACGCCGTGCTGCGGCGGATGAAGCGGTTCGGCGACCCGGAGAGCTTCCTGGGCCTGCTCGAGCAGATCCGCGGCTACGCGCCCGAGGCCGGGGTCCGGTCCAACGTCATCGTCGGTTTCCCCGGCGAGACCGAGGAGGACCTCGAGATCCTCACCGACTTCCTGGTCGCCGCGCGCATGGACGTCACCGGCGTCTTCGGCTACTCCGACGAGGAGGGCACCGAGGCCGCCGGCTTCGACGCCTCGCTCAAGCTGGACGAGGACGAGATCCGGGCTCGCGTCGAGCACGTCAACGAGCTCGTCGAGGAGCTCACCGCCCAGCGCGCCGAGGAGCGGATCGGGGAGCAGGTCGTCGTGCTCGTCGAGGAGACCTCGGACGGGGAGATCTGGGGCCGGGCCGCCCACCAGGGCCCTGAGGTCGACGGGATGACCTCGCTCGAAGGCGACGTCGAGGACGTACGTCCGGGTGATCTCGTGACTGCCACCGTCATCGCCTCCGAAGGCGTTGACCTGGTCGCGACGGTGAACGGTTAG
- a CDS encoding ExeM/NucH family extracellular endonuclease yields the protein MFTARQVLGSMVGLTAAVAGIGAVAIPTARATTTAEPVAIADIQGTGTTSPLAGQTVTTSGIVTAAYPSGGFFGFYLQTPGTGGSVDLGSHDASDAVFVYQPRSAGAVTVKPGDAVTVTGEVTEYAGMTQVSVPTATGIVTDGTGSIDAVISQWPATDAQKESLEGMLFAPQGDITVSNTYGVENFGELGLAHGDRPLIQPTEVARPGSDEAAAVAADNAARGIVLDDGSSTTLRPPTSRTIPYVSNTSPVVVGASVDFRGPVILSQGGSPSAPTYRLQPTQVATADPASWPADFGDVRSDAPDERKIGRRADVKIASFNVLNYFTTLGDADDDNVGDGGCTAYKDRAGDGNNVSGGCDQRGAWDPADFGRQQSKIVSAINALDADVVGLMEIENSARLGETPDEATNSLVAALNAAAGRKVWTANPSSAELPDAAGADVITNAIIYKRSAVRRLGEARALGDQSGDDQAFGNAREPIGQVFKPADGGAPFLFVVNHFKSKGSPGPWPGDGDTGDGQGASNESRVRQATALVSWVSSIRSETGVTDVALAGDFNSYTQEDPMQVLYRAGFADSETLSGNEEYSYSFSGLSGSLDHVLLNRHAQRRFTGSDIWSINSGESLLLEYSRYNYTGIDLHTDSPFRSSDHDPVIVGLTRNAG from the coding sequence ATGTTCACAGCACGTCAGGTGCTCGGTTCGATGGTCGGCCTGACGGCCGCCGTCGCCGGCATCGGCGCGGTCGCCATCCCGACCGCGCGCGCCACCACGACGGCCGAGCCCGTCGCGATCGCCGACATCCAGGGCACCGGCACCACCAGCCCGCTCGCCGGCCAGACGGTCACCACCAGCGGCATCGTCACCGCCGCCTACCCCTCGGGCGGCTTCTTCGGGTTCTACCTCCAGACCCCCGGCACCGGCGGCTCGGTCGACCTCGGGTCCCACGACGCCTCCGACGCGGTCTTCGTCTACCAGCCCCGCTCGGCCGGTGCGGTCACCGTCAAGCCGGGCGACGCGGTGACGGTGACCGGTGAGGTGACCGAGTACGCCGGCATGACTCAGGTGTCGGTGCCCACCGCCACCGGCATCGTCACCGACGGCACCGGCAGCATCGACGCCGTCATCTCGCAGTGGCCCGCCACCGACGCGCAGAAGGAGTCGCTGGAAGGGATGCTCTTCGCTCCCCAGGGCGACATCACGGTGAGCAACACCTACGGGGTGGAGAACTTCGGCGAGCTCGGCCTCGCCCACGGCGACCGCCCGCTGATCCAGCCGACCGAGGTGGCCCGTCCCGGGTCCGACGAGGCCGCTGCCGTCGCCGCCGACAACGCCGCCCGCGGGATCGTGCTCGACGACGGCTCCTCGACGACGCTGCGCCCGCCGACCAGCCGCACCATCCCCTACGTCTCCAACACCTCGCCCGTCGTGGTCGGCGCCTCCGTCGACTTCCGCGGCCCGGTGATCCTCTCCCAGGGCGGCTCGCCCTCGGCGCCCACCTACCGCCTCCAGCCCACCCAGGTCGCGACCGCCGACCCGGCGTCGTGGCCGGCGGACTTCGGTGACGTACGCAGCGACGCCCCCGACGAGCGCAAGATCGGCCGCCGCGCCGACGTGAAGATCGCCTCCTTCAACGTGCTCAACTACTTCACCACGCTCGGCGACGCCGACGACGACAACGTCGGTGACGGTGGCTGCACGGCCTACAAGGATCGCGCCGGCGACGGCAACAACGTCAGCGGCGGCTGCGACCAGCGCGGCGCCTGGGACCCGGCCGACTTCGGTCGCCAGCAGTCGAAGATCGTCTCCGCGATCAACGCGCTCGACGCCGACGTCGTCGGTCTGATGGAGATCGAGAACTCCGCGCGCCTCGGCGAGACCCCCGACGAGGCGACCAACTCGCTGGTCGCCGCGCTCAACGCGGCCGCCGGCCGCAAGGTCTGGACCGCCAACCCGTCCTCGGCGGAGCTGCCCGACGCCGCCGGCGCCGACGTGATCACCAACGCGATCATCTACAAGCGCTCGGCCGTACGCCGCCTCGGTGAGGCCCGCGCACTCGGTGACCAGAGCGGCGACGACCAGGCCTTCGGCAACGCCCGCGAGCCGATCGGTCAGGTCTTCAAGCCCGCCGACGGCGGCGCCCCGTTCCTCTTCGTCGTCAACCACTTCAAGTCGAAGGGCTCGCCCGGTCCGTGGCCGGGCGACGGCGACACCGGCGACGGCCAGGGCGCCTCCAACGAGTCGCGGGTCCGCCAGGCCACCGCGCTGGTCTCGTGGGTCTCCTCGATCCGGTCCGAGACGGGCGTCACCGACGTCGCGCTCGCCGGTGACTTCAACTCCTACACCCAGGAGGACCCGATGCAGGTCCTCTACCGGGCGGGCTTCGCCGACTCCGAGACCCTCAGCGGCAACGAGGAGTACAGCTACTCCTTCTCGGGCCTGTCGGGCTCGCTCGACCACGTGCTGCTCAACCGGCACGCCCAGCGCCGCTTCACCGGCTCCGACATCTGGTCGATCAACTCCGGGGAGTCCCTGCTGCTGGAGTACAGCCGCTACAACTACACCGGCATCGACCTGCACACCGACTCGCCGTTCCGCTCCTCCGACCACGACCCGGTCATCGTCGGGCTGACGCGCAACGCCGGCTAG
- a CDS encoding CinA family protein, with amino-acid sequence MAAVDDLHAALRDAGATLATAESLTAGRLAAMLTDPPGASKTFRGGFVTYATELKHLLLGVPVSVIETVGVVSAECAAAMAAGARERSGSTYGLATTGVAGPEEQEGKPVGTVFLGVSGPHGETTAQLGLSGSRAEIQRDTCLFAVDELLGLLRREHRRVR; translated from the coding sequence ATGGCAGCAGTCGATGACCTTCATGCCGCGCTGCGGGACGCCGGCGCGACCCTGGCGACCGCCGAGTCGCTGACCGCCGGACGCCTGGCCGCGATGCTCACCGACCCGCCCGGGGCGTCGAAGACGTTCCGCGGGGGCTTCGTGACGTACGCGACGGAGCTGAAGCACCTCCTGCTGGGCGTCCCCGTCTCGGTGATCGAGACCGTCGGGGTGGTCTCCGCGGAGTGCGCGGCGGCGATGGCAGCGGGTGCGCGGGAGCGGTCGGGGTCGACGTACGGGCTCGCGACCACGGGCGTGGCCGGACCGGAGGAGCAGGAGGGAAAGCCCGTCGGGACGGTCTTTCTGGGTGTTTCCGGTCCGCACGGTGAAACAACGGCGCAACTTGGGCTGTCGGGCTCGCGTGCGGAGATCCAGCGTGATACGTGTTTGTTCGCTGTTGATGAACTACTCGGACTACTTCGGCGGGAACATCGAAGGGTCAGGTAG
- the pgsA gene encoding CDP-diacylglycerol--glycerol-3-phosphate 3-phosphatidyltransferase has translation MDETTVEKTSNWNIPNALTTLRILAVPFFAWALLADGGDNPTLRWIAFVIFALAMITDKIDGDLARKHNLITDFGKIADPIADKAVTGMAFIGLSIVGDIWWWVTIIVLLREWSVTLLRLSVLKRIVIAADQLGKIKTTVQAVALGGLLLPLPHGSAHGGAFGDALVWELLFYAFQVCLAVAVALTMWSGAQFFHGVWKQRASLRSS, from the coding sequence GTGGACGAGACGACCGTCGAGAAGACCAGCAACTGGAACATCCCCAACGCGCTGACCACGCTGCGGATCCTCGCGGTGCCGTTCTTCGCGTGGGCGCTGCTCGCCGACGGCGGTGACAACCCGACCCTGCGCTGGATCGCCTTCGTGATCTTCGCCCTGGCGATGATCACCGACAAGATCGACGGCGACCTGGCCCGCAAGCACAACCTGATCACCGACTTCGGCAAGATCGCCGACCCGATCGCCGACAAGGCGGTCACCGGGATGGCCTTCATCGGCCTCTCGATTGTCGGCGACATCTGGTGGTGGGTCACCATCATCGTGCTGCTGCGCGAGTGGAGCGTCACGCTGCTGCGGCTCTCGGTGCTGAAGAGGATCGTGATCGCTGCCGACCAGCTCGGCAAGATCAAGACCACCGTGCAGGCGGTCGCGCTCGGCGGACTGCTGCTTCCGCTGCCGCACGGCTCGGCCCATGGAGGGGCCTTCGGCGACGCGTTGGTCTGGGAGCTGCTCTTCTACGCCTTCCAGGTCTGCCTCGCGGTCGCGGTCGCGCTGACGATGTGGTCGGGAGCGCAGTTCTTCCACGGCGTGTGGAAGCAGCGCGCGTCCCTCCGGTCCTCGTAG
- a CDS encoding helix-turn-helix domain-containing protein — protein MVLFRRLLGEVLRAQRLERGMTLREVSAEARVSLGYISEVERGQKEASSELLASLCSALDVALSDVLRDVSDAVALEEATILRMPVRAAADAAAA, from the coding sequence ATGGTGCTCTTCCGTCGACTTCTCGGCGAGGTGCTGCGTGCCCAGCGGCTCGAGCGTGGGATGACCCTGCGCGAGGTCTCCGCAGAGGCGCGAGTCAGCCTCGGCTACATCTCCGAGGTCGAGCGCGGCCAGAAGGAAGCCTCCTCCGAGCTCCTCGCCTCGCTCTGCAGCGCCCTCGACGTGGCTCTCTCCGATGTGCTGCGCGACGTCTCCGACGCGGTCGCCCTCGAAGAGGCCACCATTCTGCGGATGCCCGTTCGCGCCGCGGCCGACGCTGCCGCCGCCTGA
- a CDS encoding IS481 family transposase, whose translation MSHRNARLNFRGRQLLVQRVVEDDWAVAHAAKAQGVSRQCAHRWIARFRAEGEAGLHDRSSRPHHCPNQTPAEVEEAIVVKRHQERRGQDWLGPELGVPARTVGRVLRRHRVPYLRECDPLTGEVIRASKTTTVRYERDRPGELVHVDVKKIGKIPDGGGWKAHGRQMGSTWAKKQARIGYDYVHSMVDDHSRVAYSEILPDEKGPTCAGFIRRAADYFAAHGITRIERVITDNHFSYRRSNDVAEAITTLGAKHKFIKPHCPWQNGKVERYNRTLATEWAYRQVYLTNTDRAAALSPWLECYNTVRRHSALAGLPPISRLSPT comes from the coding sequence GTGTCCCACCGTAATGCCCGGCTGAACTTTCGTGGCCGGCAACTCTTGGTCCAGCGAGTCGTCGAGGACGACTGGGCCGTCGCGCACGCAGCCAAGGCCCAAGGCGTCTCGCGCCAGTGCGCGCACCGCTGGATCGCCCGGTTCCGTGCCGAAGGCGAAGCCGGTCTACACGACCGGTCCTCGCGTCCCCACCACTGCCCGAATCAGACACCGGCCGAAGTCGAGGAAGCGATCGTGGTCAAGCGCCACCAAGAGCGCCGCGGCCAGGACTGGCTCGGGCCCGAACTCGGTGTCCCAGCACGGACCGTGGGCCGGGTCCTACGCCGCCACCGCGTCCCGTACCTGCGTGAGTGTGACCCGTTGACCGGGGAGGTCATCCGGGCCTCGAAGACCACCACGGTGCGCTACGAACGCGACCGGCCCGGTGAGCTGGTCCATGTCGACGTCAAGAAGATCGGCAAGATCCCCGACGGCGGCGGCTGGAAGGCCCACGGCCGTCAGATGGGGTCAACCTGGGCCAAGAAACAGGCCCGGATCGGCTACGACTACGTGCACTCGATGGTCGATGACCACTCCCGAGTGGCCTACTCCGAAATCCTGCCCGACGAGAAAGGCCCCACCTGCGCAGGGTTCATCCGCCGGGCCGCCGACTACTTCGCGGCCCACGGCATCACCCGCATCGAGCGGGTCATCACCGACAACCACTTCTCCTACCGCAGATCCAACGACGTGGCTGAGGCGATCACCACGCTGGGAGCCAAGCACAAGTTCATCAAGCCCCATTGCCCCTGGCAGAACGGCAAGGTCGAAAGATACAACCGCACCCTGGCGACCGAGTGGGCCTACCGCCAGGTCTACCTCACCAACACCGACCGAGCCGCCGCGCTTTCCCCATGGCTCGAGTGCTACAACACTGTTCGACGCCACAGCGCACTCGCAGGACTCCCACCGATCAGCCGACTGTCACCAACGTGA
- a CDS encoding DNA-formamidopyrimidine glycosylase family protein, whose product MPEGDAVLRTARSLDKGLAGQVLTRTDFRVPQLATADLAGGTVQGTVTRGKHLLTRIDHRTGEWTLHTHLKMEGSWRILEAGRRWPKPGFQARVVLRTERIEAVGFLLGIVELVPRDQEERLVAHLGPDILAGDWDPDTALARLRRQPDRSLFEALRDQTNLAGIGTIYAAETCFIAGINPLRTVEDAGDRLPRILQRTRELMQADWSRSRQMWVYGRRACRRCGGTVTVARVGPPGKERPAYYCASCQA is encoded by the coding sequence GTGCCGGAAGGCGACGCCGTGCTCCGCACCGCCCGTTCCCTCGACAAGGGGCTGGCGGGGCAGGTGCTGACGCGTACGGACTTCCGGGTGCCGCAGCTGGCCACGGCCGACCTGGCCGGCGGCACCGTTCAGGGCACGGTGACGCGCGGCAAGCACCTGCTGACCCGGATCGACCACCGCACCGGCGAGTGGACGCTGCACACCCACCTGAAGATGGAAGGGTCCTGGCGGATCCTCGAGGCCGGCCGGCGTTGGCCGAAGCCCGGCTTCCAGGCTCGGGTGGTGCTCCGCACCGAGCGGATCGAGGCGGTCGGCTTCCTCCTCGGCATCGTCGAACTGGTCCCCCGCGATCAGGAGGAGCGGCTGGTCGCCCACCTCGGCCCGGACATCCTCGCCGGCGACTGGGACCCCGACACGGCCCTCGCGCGCCTCCGCCGCCAGCCGGACCGGTCGCTCTTCGAGGCCCTGCGCGACCAGACCAACCTCGCCGGGATCGGCACGATCTACGCCGCGGAGACGTGCTTCATCGCCGGGATCAACCCGCTACGTACCGTCGAGGACGCCGGCGACAGGCTCCCCCGGATCCTCCAGCGCACCCGTGAGCTGATGCAGGCCGACTGGTCCCGCTCCCGCCAGATGTGGGTCTACGGCCGCCGGGCCTGTCGCCGCTGCGGCGGCACCGTCACCGTGGCCAGGGTCGGGCCGCCCGGCAAGGAGCGCCCGGCCTACTACTGCGCGAGCTGCCAGGCCTAG
- a CDS encoding universal stress protein — MSETPAGGWVVVAWAPDVYGSVALDWALADAERRDRGVVVVNASRGDALVDNRYAFDEQLAELERRLSESGRPHEIRQSIDPDVGGAVLDAAEQLDARLIVVGLRRRTPVGKLLMGSVAQRILLGAACPVLSVKPGSVPD; from the coding sequence ATGAGTGAGACTCCCGCAGGTGGCTGGGTGGTCGTGGCGTGGGCGCCCGACGTCTACGGATCGGTCGCGCTGGACTGGGCGCTGGCCGACGCCGAGCGTCGCGACCGTGGCGTCGTGGTGGTCAACGCCTCCCGGGGCGACGCCCTGGTCGACAACCGCTACGCCTTCGACGAGCAGCTCGCGGAGCTGGAGCGCCGGCTGTCCGAGTCGGGCCGGCCGCACGAGATCCGGCAGTCCATCGACCCGGACGTCGGCGGCGCCGTACTCGACGCCGCCGAACAGCTCGACGCCCGGCTGATCGTGGTCGGGCTGCGGCGGCGTACGCCGGTGGGCAAGCTGCTCATGGGCAGCGTGGCCCAGCGGATCCTGCTGGGTGCGGCCTGCCCGGTTCTCTCCGTGAAGCCGGGCTCGGTCCCGGACTGA